TCGCATCCTCGGGACTCGAGTACATCGCCATACTTGCGGGCGAGACGCACTCACCTGCACGCGACATCGGACGCAGCGTCGTGATCGCGACGCCAATCGTCTTTGCGATGTTTATGCTCGGCACCGGCTCGGTGCTTGCCTTTCACAATGCGAATCCAAGTGTCGCGATCAACTTCGTGGCGCCGATCCCGCAGACACTTCGTCTCGCGTTTGCGGGCAGCAATGCTGCTACGCTGCTGGCCCGGTTCTCGATTCTGCTGCTGCAGATTCGAATCCTCGGCGCCTCCAGTTATCTCTTCACCGGAGTGACGCGCCTTCCAATGACGGCAGGATGGGACCACCTCGCACCGCGCTGGTTCACGCGGCTGCATCCGCGCTTCCAAACGCCGGCAAACTCCATCTACTTCACGACCGCGATCGTGGCAGCCATGCTGGTCTTCGGCTCGCTTGGGGTTCGCGCGGCAGAGGCGTTCGATGTGCTGAACAATGCTTCGACGGACTTCTACGTGCTCGCCTACATAGCGATGTTTGCGATTGGCTTCTTCGGGCCGCATAACCTTCGCCGTCAGTTGCCCGGTTGGGCAATTGCGTGGTGCGGTCTGGGCGCGCTGACCTCGATACTCATTTTCATCCTGAACGCCTACCCTTTCGTACAGGTCGCGAGTGGATTGGGTTTCGCCACGAAAATTTTGGGCACGATCATCGCAGCCAACGTCATCGGCTATGTCTTCTATCGCCGCGCGGCCAATCAATCACTTCGAGCATCGAATATCCGTGCCTGAACTCCCCGAAGTCGAAACCGTCGCCAATGGCGTGAACGCGCGAGTCCGCGGACAGCGCATCGTGCGTGTGTGGACCAGCGGCAAGCCGCAGACGTTCAAGTCGCCGGAGGAGGAGATCGCCCAGGCGCTTACGGGCGCAACCATCGAACGCGTGCGCCGCGTCGGCAAGTCGATCGTCTTTGACCTTACCCGTGCGAAGAAGCCAGCGCCGCAGTTCCTTGTCCATCTCGGCATGACCGGCCGCCTGCTGGTGTCGCAGCCTGAGGTCCCGCTGCCGCCGCACACACACGCCATCCTCACGCTGGCTGACAAGCGCGAG
This genomic interval from Acidobacteriaceae bacterium contains the following:
- a CDS encoding APC family permease encodes the protein MSEAELETHAADEPPQEHHLRRQLRLRDLVLAQVLTVVGSSWVGLAAGLGRAQTLVWLLALVSFYLPMAVAVFYLNRSMPLEGGLYVWARRAFGDALGFMTAWNIWLYALSSIATILFQIPSEMSYMIGPSAASLPESHTFVYSLLGVIVALLAWTAVRGLSLGKWIHNVSGASMILAFALLIFAPFWALLHGHPVHFAPFTFALPHSDKESLALIGQILFASSGLEYIAILAGETHSPARDIGRSVVIATPIVFAMFMLGTGSVLAFHNANPSVAINFVAPIPQTLRLAFAGSNAATLLARFSILLLQIRILGASSYLFTGVTRLPMTAGWDHLAPRWFTRLHPRFQTPANSIYFTTAIVAAMLVFGSLGVRAAEAFDVLNNASTDFYVLAYIAMFAIGFFGPHNLRRQLPGWAIAWCGLGALTSILIFILNAYPFVQVASGLGFATKILGTIIAANVIGYVFYRRAANQSLRASNIRA